The Natronoarchaeum philippinense genome includes the window GGTGAACTCCTCGTCGTCGTCGACGTGCAGGACGGTGACCGTCTCTCGCATCGCTCTGAGAATACCGCTCGGGCTACATATCTCTTATCCCGGGCAGGCGGGGCGATCCTACTGATCGGTGGTCAGCGTCTCGTAGGCTTTGTTCACCCGCTTGAACGCCTCCTCGCTCCCGCCGTCGGCGTCCGGGTGGACGGATTTGACCTTCTCGCGGTAGGCCGCCTTGATCCGGTCGGGGGCGGCATTCGGGGATACACCGAGGACGCGGGCGGCCTCGGTCGGCGACGGCCCCTCGGTGACGGACTGGCTGGCGGTGGCGCCGCGACGGCGTCCGGCCGCATCGGCATCTCCGCGGCGGCGTCGGCGCGACCGACCGCGGGCACTTTCGAACGGTCCGCGTGCGCCCCGGAAGCGCTGCTGTCGCGGCCCGGCGCCGAAGCCGCCGCGACGCCGTTCTCGTTGTTCGTACTCACCGGCGACGGCGCGGCGGCGGACGCGGTCGGCCATCCGCCCGGAGGCGTGATACCACACCAGATACGACGACAGCCCGAACGCCGCGGCGATCGTGAGGAAAAACAGGCTAAAGCGAAGCGCGAGAACGAACTGCAGGACCGCCATGATGCCGAAGACGCCGGACAGTGCCATCTGGAGCGTCGATCGCTGCACGCTCGGTGCTACGTGCTCCAGCATTCATATACTCTCGTGCGCATCGGAGGAGGCCACACCGGCTGCCAGCAAGACCGATTTCCGAGTGAATCAGACCGGTTCGCCGAACGCGTACACCGTGCTGTGACCGGTCACCTCGACCTCCAAGAATTCGCCGACCTCGACGCCGCGCTCGCTGGCGTTCTGAACGATAATCTGGCGGTAGGCGCCGTCCCGGCACTTGACGGAGTCGCCGGTGCCCTCCTCGACGGCCAGCACCTCGCGCGTCTCGCCGAC containing:
- a CDS encoding J domain-containing protein, translating into MLEHVAPSVQRSTLQMALSGVFGIMAVLQFVLALRFSLFFLTIAAAFGLSSYLVWYHASGRMADRVRRRAVAGEYEQRERRRGGFGAGPRQQRFRGARGPFESARGRSRRRRRGDADAAGRRRGATASQSVTEGPSPTEAARVLGVSPNAAPDRIKAAYREKVKSVHPDADGGSEEAFKRVNKAYETLTTDQ